One region of Collinsella aerofaciens ATCC 25986 genomic DNA includes:
- a CDS encoding glucose-1-phosphate adenylyltransferase: MSKKECIAMLLAGGQGSRLGALTQKIAKPAVSFGGKFRIIDFSLSNCSNSGIDTVGVLTQYRPYLLHAYVGSGEAWDLDSRDGGVSILPPYETQTGGAWYAGTADAITQNLDYIKANDPKYVLILSGDHLYRMDYRKMLKTHIENNADLTVSVMPVPWEEASRFGILTTDPEDGRITKFTEKPDKPDSNLASMGIYIFSADVLIEALEEDALDQRSSHDFGKDIIPKLLGEGKRLYSYEFHGFWKDVGTIASFHETSMDLLGNNPEFDLFDKHFPIMSNITTRPPHYIGPDGRLDDCLVSNGCKIYGTARHSILSTDVIIEERAVVEDSVLLPGAHVKSGAHICRAILGENSTVEEGVKLGSVDTTKDTAVVGNDVVIGKGE, encoded by the coding sequence ATGAGTAAGAAAGAATGCATCGCGATGCTCCTCGCAGGAGGACAGGGCAGCCGATTGGGGGCACTCACCCAAAAGATCGCTAAGCCGGCGGTTAGCTTTGGTGGCAAGTTCCGCATTATCGACTTTTCGCTCTCCAACTGCTCCAACTCGGGCATCGACACGGTGGGCGTTCTGACGCAGTATCGCCCCTACCTGCTGCATGCCTACGTGGGCTCCGGCGAGGCGTGGGACCTGGACAGCCGCGACGGCGGCGTGTCGATCCTGCCGCCGTACGAGACGCAGACCGGCGGCGCCTGGTATGCGGGCACGGCCGACGCCATCACGCAGAACCTCGACTACATCAAGGCCAATGACCCCAAGTACGTCCTGATTCTTTCGGGCGATCACCTGTATCGCATGGACTACCGCAAGATGCTCAAGACGCACATTGAGAACAACGCCGACCTCACGGTGAGCGTTATGCCCGTGCCGTGGGAGGAGGCCAGCCGCTTTGGTATCCTGACCACCGACCCCGAGGACGGCCGCATCACCAAGTTCACCGAGAAGCCCGATAAGCCCGATTCAAACCTCGCGTCCATGGGCATCTACATCTTCTCGGCCGACGTGCTGATCGAGGCGCTCGAGGAGGACGCTCTGGACCAGCGCTCGAGCCACGACTTTGGCAAGGACATCATCCCCAAGCTGCTCGGCGAGGGCAAGCGCCTGTACAGCTACGAGTTCCACGGCTTTTGGAAGGACGTCGGCACCATCGCCAGCTTCCACGAGACCTCGATGGACCTGCTGGGCAACAACCCAGAGTTCGATCTGTTCGACAAGCACTTCCCCATCATGTCCAACATCACCACGCGTCCGCCGCACTACATCGGCCCTGACGGCCGCCTGGACGACTGCCTGGTCTCCAACGGCTGCAAGATCTACGGCACCGCTCGCCACTCGATCCTTTCGACCGATGTCATCATCGAGGAGCGCGCCGTGGTCGAGGACTCCGTGCTACTGCCGGGTGCACACGTTAAGAGCGGCGCGCACATCTGCCGCGCTATTTTGGGCGAGAACTCCACGGTCGAAGAGGGCGTGAAGCTCGGCTCTGTCGATACCACCAAGGATACGGCCGTCGTTGGAAATGACGTCGTTATCGGGAAGGGGGAATGA
- the glgA gene encoding glycogen synthase GlgA — protein MADSSKKMQIVFASAECAPFVKTGGLGDVAGSLPAALVRAGAEVIVMVPKYATIKDEYKAQMEHFSDFYVSLGWRNEYCGLEKLEHDGVTYMFIDNERYFARDYPYGFFDDGERFAFFSKAITESLQHLPAGFECDILHCNDWQTALAPVFLREFYQGLPLYDRVKTVFSIHNVAFQGQFSDTVMEDILGVAHIPAAASQLRCDACSINYMLGALRYADAITTVSPTYANEIQTPEFGEGLDGVLRERSYALQGILNGIDVAGFDPATDKRIAANYTVEDRSGKAVCKAKLQEELGLEVRDDRPLMVMVTRLTRQKGMDLVMYALDRILAGGVQVAVLGTGDRDYEDGLRYFQDKYPGTMAARIEFDPALSQRMYAAADMFLMPSKFEPCGLSQIIAMRYGTLPIVRETGGLKDTVIPYNEFTGEGTGFSFSNFNGDEMGDAVFRAARLFWDNRDAWNQLVTQAMSQDFSWTRSADKYLDLYFFMHPEIERPAAVVDEPEAVAEPVAAEAEPAAPLNEPAAADVPKAEEKPVEPEPAKAEPEVKAEVVPKAEAEVKPAAKPAAKKTTTRKTTAKKATTTKAAAAKTTAAKATTTRKRTTAAAKKAAEAEGAPEVKAEVAEAKPAAKAPAKTAAKKTTTKAATTKAAAKPAAKTTTRKRSTTKAKKDTTKTATPKAEAKVEEKPAVKAEPAPKAAEVKAETKATRKAEAKPEPAKETPVSPAAPAEKKAPSKKTSVRKATATRKRR, from the coding sequence ATGGCTGATTCCAGCAAAAAGATGCAGATCGTGTTTGCCTCGGCCGAGTGCGCGCCGTTTGTGAAGACCGGTGGCCTGGGCGACGTGGCGGGTTCGCTGCCAGCGGCGCTTGTGCGCGCCGGCGCCGAAGTCATCGTCATGGTGCCCAAGTACGCCACCATCAAGGACGAGTACAAGGCGCAGATGGAGCACTTCTCCGACTTTTACGTGAGCCTGGGTTGGCGCAACGAGTACTGCGGGCTCGAGAAGCTCGAGCACGACGGCGTCACCTATATGTTTATCGACAACGAGCGCTACTTTGCGCGCGACTATCCGTACGGCTTCTTTGACGACGGCGAGCGTTTTGCGTTCTTCTCCAAGGCCATCACCGAGAGCCTGCAGCACCTGCCGGCCGGCTTTGAGTGCGACATCCTGCACTGCAACGACTGGCAGACGGCGCTGGCGCCCGTGTTTTTGCGCGAGTTCTACCAGGGCCTGCCGCTGTACGACCGCGTCAAGACCGTGTTCTCGATCCACAACGTGGCGTTCCAGGGCCAGTTTAGCGACACCGTGATGGAGGACATCCTGGGCGTGGCGCATATTCCGGCGGCCGCCTCGCAGCTGCGTTGCGACGCCTGCAGCATCAACTACATGCTGGGCGCCCTGCGCTATGCCGACGCCATCACTACGGTAAGCCCCACCTATGCCAACGAGATCCAGACGCCCGAATTTGGCGAGGGCCTGGACGGCGTTCTGCGCGAGCGCTCCTATGCACTACAGGGCATTTTGAATGGCATTGACGTCGCGGGCTTTGACCCTGCGACCGACAAGCGCATTGCCGCCAACTACACCGTCGAGGACCGTTCCGGCAAGGCCGTGTGCAAGGCCAAGCTGCAGGAAGAGCTAGGGCTCGAGGTTCGCGACGATCGTCCGCTTATGGTCATGGTCACGCGCCTGACGCGCCAGAAGGGCATGGACCTGGTCATGTACGCGCTCGACCGCATCCTGGCCGGCGGCGTGCAGGTGGCGGTGCTGGGCACCGGCGACCGCGACTACGAGGACGGTCTACGCTACTTCCAGGACAAGTACCCCGGCACCATGGCCGCACGCATCGAGTTCGATCCGGCGCTGTCGCAGCGCATGTATGCTGCCGCCGACATGTTCCTGATGCCTTCGAAGTTTGAGCCCTGCGGCCTGTCGCAGATCATCGCCATGCGCTACGGTACCCTGCCCATCGTGCGCGAGACCGGCGGCCTGAAGGACACCGTGATCCCGTACAACGAGTTTACCGGCGAGGGCACGGGCTTCTCGTTTAGCAACTTTAACGGCGACGAGATGGGCGATGCGGTATTCCGCGCGGCGCGTCTGTTCTGGGATAACCGCGACGCATGGAACCAGCTGGTCACGCAGGCCATGAGCCAGGACTTTAGCTGGACGCGCTCGGCCGATAAGTATCTGGACCTGTACTTCTTTATGCACCCGGAGATTGAGCGCCCGGCGGCTGTTGTCGACGAGCCTGAGGCTGTTGCTGAGCCGGTGGCCGCTGAGGCCGAGCCTGCGGCGCCCCTTAATGAGCCCGCTGCCGCTGATGTGCCCAAAGCCGAGGAGAAGCCGGTTGAGCCTGAGCCCGCAAAGGCCGAGCCTGAGGTGAAGGCTGAGGTTGTTCCTAAGGCAGAGGCCGAGGTCAAGCCCGCTGCAAAGCCCGCAGCTAAGAAGACTACGACTCGTAAGACGACGGCCAAGAAGGCTACGACAACCAAGGCTGCCGCAGCAAAGACGACTGCTGCCAAGGCAACGACCACGCGCAAGCGCACGACCGCCGCTGCCAAGAAGGCCGCCGAAGCCGAGGGTGCTCCTGAGGTAAAGGCCGAGGTCGCCGAGGCCAAGCCGGCCGCCAAGGCTCCGGCAAAGACCGCTGCCAAGAAGACGACCACGAAAGCAGCCACGACCAAGGCAGCCGCAAAGCCGGCCGCCAAGACCACCACGCGCAAGCGCTCTACGACGAAGGCCAAAAAGGACACAACCAAGACAGCCACTCCCAAGGCAGAGGCCAAGGTCGAGGAAAAGCCTGCAGTAAAGGCTGAGCCGGCTCCGAAGGCCGCCGAGGTCAAGGCCGAGACCAAGGCTACCCGGAAGGCAGAGGCTAAGCCCGAGCCTGCCAAGGAGACCCCGGTCTCCCCCGCCGCTCCGGCAGAGAAAAAGGCCCCGTCCAAGAAGACGTCCGTCCGCAAGGCAACGGCCACCCGCAAGCGCCGCTAA
- the glgD gene encoding glucose-1-phosphate adenylyltransferase subunit GlgD: protein MINRKAIGYITANYSSTYGSVLLKDRPIASVPFLGRYRLIDFPLSNMMNAGIKTVGVVMPGNYRSLIDHVGSGKDWGLDRKKGGLFMVPGNAYGTTKGGMRFLLRDIISNKTLFQRSDKPYVVMMGTNIIFNMDLNTIIDAHENSGAQMTVVYCKATRNVDDETKLQINENGRLTGVSAGVVYGDNASMDCCIVNRETLLEIIDHYQAADYLDLLEALQGDFGNIDVCSYEYKGEVVGVFSEKSLYRRSMDLLDQTVADHLFDPERPILTKAHDVPPSRYATGSHACNSIISAGCIIKGTVRNSILSRGVVVEEGASVTNSIINQSCIIKSGARVENAILDKNNVVPINTELRGTPENILVLGKAPLTSDTTIVR from the coding sequence ATGATCAATCGCAAGGCCATCGGTTATATCACCGCTAACTACTCTTCGACCTACGGCAGCGTGCTGCTCAAGGATCGCCCCATCGCGTCCGTTCCGTTTTTGGGCCGCTACCGCCTGATCGACTTCCCGCTGTCCAACATGATGAATGCCGGCATTAAGACCGTCGGCGTCGTCATGCCGGGCAACTATCGCTCGCTGATCGACCATGTGGGCTCGGGCAAAGACTGGGGCCTGGACCGCAAGAAGGGCGGCCTGTTCATGGTGCCCGGTAACGCGTATGGCACCACCAAGGGCGGCATGCGCTTCTTGCTGCGCGACATCATCTCCAACAAGACGCTGTTCCAGCGCTCGGACAAGCCCTATGTCGTGATGATGGGCACCAACATCATCTTTAACATGGACCTCAACACCATCATCGACGCGCACGAGAACTCCGGTGCCCAGATGACCGTGGTGTACTGCAAGGCCACGCGCAACGTAGATGACGAGACCAAGCTGCAGATCAACGAGAACGGCCGTCTGACGGGCGTCAGCGCCGGCGTCGTGTATGGCGACAACGCGTCCATGGACTGCTGCATCGTCAACCGCGAGACGCTGCTCGAGATCATCGACCACTACCAGGCCGCCGACTATCTGGACCTGCTCGAGGCACTACAGGGCGACTTTGGCAACATCGACGTGTGCAGCTACGAGTACAAGGGCGAGGTCGTGGGCGTGTTTAGCGAGAAGTCGCTGTACCGCCGCAGCATGGACCTGCTCGACCAGACCGTGGCCGACCATCTCTTCGATCCCGAGCGCCCGATTCTGACCAAGGCCCACGACGTGCCGCCTTCGCGCTACGCGACCGGCAGCCACGCCTGCAACTCGATCATCTCGGCCGGCTGCATCATCAAGGGCACCGTGCGCAACTCGATCCTGTCGCGTGGCGTTGTGGTTGAGGAAGGCGCCTCCGTGACCAACTCGATCATCAACCAGAGCTGCATCATCAAGAGCGGCGCCCGTGTTGAGAACGCTATCCTGGACAAGAACAACGTGGTTCCCATCAACACCGAGCTTCGCGGCACGCCCGAGAACATCCTGGTGTTGGGCAAGGCTCCGTTAACTTCCGATACCACGATCGTGCGTTAA
- a CDS encoding glycogen/starch/alpha-glucan phosphorylase yields the protein MNKIFDNKQEFTELYRDAVMSISGKSVEAASDLDRFNALAKLVAEKARTVATKSDARATAEGKKRVYYFSIEFLIGRLLDNYLLNFGVRDMVAEALDDMGFDLSVIENQEPDPALGNGGLGRLAACFLDSMAAEGIAGYGNGMRYRYGLFKQEIVNGSQVEATDEWLTHGYPWEVRRQDKAVTIKFGGHVEGFEENGRTFYRTVDTQDILAVPYDIPVVGYAGETVNKLRVWAAEPVEEHFDLEAFNRGDYALADAERAEAEAISAILYPNDAGEHGRLLRLKQEYLFVSAGIYSLLDTFEKEHGANWELLPQFVAIHTNDTHPAMCGPELMRILIDEKKLEWDDAWNIVTQVVSYTNHTILPEALEKWPIGTFSKLLPRVYQIIDEISRRWHESFDTTQEGWQERLRQTAILWDGEIRMANLSVICSHSVNGVAKIHSDIIKNIVLKDFYALTPEKFNNKTNGISHRRFFAEANPTYAKLVTEAIGDGWLKDAFELEKLKEFQNDTEFLKAVGASKRANKERLAAYVKAETGLVIDPNTVFDVQVKRFHAYKRQLMNIMKVMDIYNRRIADPNFHVTPTTFIFSGKAASSYTFAKETIRLINSVADVINNDPRVNEVMKVCFIPNFRVSNAQLIYPAAEISEQISTAGKEASGTSNMKLMMNGAITLGTLDGANIEIADLAGRENEAIFGLTAPEVEQLWASNSYFAWDTLNGDRERLGRVMDELKDNTFAGLSGNFESIYNELMNNNDPDLVMADFRSYVDAWEKLTGSYGDQETWNRKALLNTASSGWFSSDRTIREYRDEIWHA from the coding sequence ATGAATAAGATCTTCGACAACAAGCAGGAGTTTACCGAGCTCTATCGCGATGCCGTCATGAGCATCAGCGGCAAGAGCGTCGAGGCCGCCAGCGACCTCGACCGTTTTAACGCCCTGGCCAAGCTCGTGGCCGAGAAGGCACGCACCGTTGCCACCAAGAGCGACGCCCGCGCCACCGCCGAGGGCAAGAAGCGCGTGTACTACTTCTCGATCGAGTTTTTGATCGGCCGCCTGCTCGACAACTACCTGCTCAACTTTGGCGTGCGCGACATGGTCGCGGAGGCGCTCGACGACATGGGCTTCGACCTTTCCGTCATCGAGAACCAGGAGCCCGATCCGGCACTGGGCAACGGTGGCCTGGGCCGTCTGGCCGCGTGCTTCCTGGATTCCATGGCAGCCGAGGGCATTGCCGGTTACGGCAACGGCATGCGCTACCGCTACGGCCTGTTTAAGCAGGAAATCGTTAACGGCAGCCAGGTCGAGGCCACCGACGAGTGGCTCACCCACGGCTATCCCTGGGAGGTCCGTCGTCAGGACAAGGCCGTGACCATTAAGTTTGGTGGCCACGTCGAGGGCTTTGAGGAGAACGGCCGCACGTTCTATCGCACGGTGGACACGCAGGATATCCTGGCCGTCCCCTACGACATCCCCGTGGTGGGCTATGCCGGCGAGACCGTCAACAAGCTGCGCGTCTGGGCCGCCGAGCCGGTCGAGGAGCACTTCGATCTGGAGGCCTTCAACCGCGGCGACTATGCCCTGGCCGATGCTGAGCGCGCCGAGGCCGAGGCCATCAGCGCCATCCTCTACCCCAATGATGCCGGCGAGCACGGCCGTCTGCTGCGCCTGAAGCAGGAGTACCTGTTTGTCTCGGCTGGTATCTACAGCCTGCTCGACACCTTTGAGAAGGAGCACGGCGCAAACTGGGAGCTGCTGCCACAGTTTGTGGCCATCCATACCAATGACACCCACCCCGCCATGTGCGGCCCCGAGCTCATGCGTATCCTCATCGACGAGAAGAAGCTCGAGTGGGACGACGCCTGGAACATCGTGACGCAGGTCGTGAGCTACACCAACCACACCATCCTGCCCGAGGCTCTGGAGAAGTGGCCCATCGGCACGTTCTCCAAGCTCCTCCCCCGCGTGTACCAGATCATCGACGAGATCAGCCGTCGTTGGCACGAGTCGTTCGACACCACGCAGGAGGGCTGGCAGGAGCGTCTGCGCCAGACCGCCATTCTGTGGGACGGCGAGATTCGCATGGCCAACCTGTCTGTGATCTGCAGCCATAGCGTCAACGGCGTGGCCAAGATCCACTCCGACATCATCAAGAACATCGTGCTCAAGGACTTCTATGCCCTGACGCCCGAGAAGTTCAACAACAAGACCAACGGCATCTCGCACCGTCGCTTCTTTGCCGAGGCCAACCCCACCTATGCCAAGCTCGTGACCGAGGCCATTGGCGATGGCTGGCTGAAGGACGCCTTTGAGCTGGAAAAGCTCAAAGAGTTCCAGAACGACACCGAGTTCCTGAAGGCCGTGGGTGCCTCCAAGCGCGCCAACAAGGAGCGCCTGGCCGCCTACGTTAAGGCCGAGACCGGTCTGGTCATCGACCCCAACACCGTCTTCGATGTCCAGGTGAAGCGCTTCCACGCCTACAAGCGCCAGCTCATGAACATCATGAAGGTGATGGACATCTACAACCGTCGCATCGCCGATCCCAACTTCCACGTGACGCCGACGACGTTCATCTTTAGCGGCAAGGCCGCCTCGAGCTACACCTTTGCCAAGGAGACCATCCGCCTCATTAACTCCGTTGCCGACGTCATCAACAACGACCCGCGCGTCAACGAGGTCATGAAGGTCTGCTTTATCCCCAACTTCCGCGTGAGCAACGCCCAGCTCATCTACCCTGCCGCCGAGATCTCGGAGCAGATCTCCACGGCCGGTAAGGAGGCCTCGGGCACGTCCAACATGAAGCTCATGATGAACGGCGCCATTACGCTGGGCACCCTCGACGGCGCCAACATCGAGATTGCCGACCTGGCCGGCCGCGAGAACGAGGCCATCTTTGGCCTAACCGCTCCCGAGGTCGAGCAGCTCTGGGCATCCAACAGCTACTTTGCGTGGGATACCCTCAACGGCGACCGCGAGCGTCTGGGCCGAGTGATGGACGAGCTCAAGGACAACACCTTTGCGGGTCTTTCGGGCAACTTCGAGAGCATCTACAACGAGCTCATGAACAACAACGACCCTGACCTGGTCATGGCCGACTTCCGCAGCTACGTGGATGCATGGGAAAAGCTCACCGGCAGCTACGGCGACCAGGAGACCTGGAACCGCAAGGCCCTGCTCAACACCGCCTCGAGCGGCTGGTTCTCGAGCGACCGCACCATTCGCGAGTACCGCGACGAGATCTGGCACGCGTAA